Proteins encoded together in one Janthinobacterium tructae window:
- a CDS encoding DUF3999 family protein, whose translation MKASLICCSLLLAGAALAAPGQDRPQDYAWNMPIQSPAGAGIVQLTLPREVYLHASSASLADLRLFDADGKRLAYAIGAPPAQSATQRTNIPARIFPVTGAPATGDGLQGIDIRTADDGRLLSVSTRAGTAAATAALQALILDLGKQTEGQRIAALRFTPPARTDNYSAQVLLEMSDDLKQWDAIGTTTLNWLSNSDTQTLANDSIAFAPRAFRYARLSWQAGEALAFAAITAQAVSETDIAAPRATVVLQGTPGKPANEWRYATPLAIPADSIALQLTQTNTVLPVTLGVYRQNNYVPRHRLHLRQQARPAQGAYFDPLLSTTFYRIGLDGKERISGDLAMPVTQTNEWVLQTSTEQPLSANNAPALRLGWTPATVVFLASGKPPYQLAFGNSNAAAVAQPLAQVAPGFRADELLALKTASAGPLKPNGGVAAPTPVTKDGAPLRLTALWAALLLGVAVLGFFAWRLLSQMKEEQGSTDKHEH comes from the coding sequence ATGAAAGCCTCATTGATCTGCTGCAGCCTGCTGCTGGCAGGTGCCGCGCTGGCCGCGCCTGGCCAGGACCGGCCACAGGACTATGCCTGGAACATGCCCATCCAGTCGCCGGCCGGCGCCGGCATCGTGCAGCTAACATTGCCCAGGGAAGTCTACCTGCACGCCAGCTCGGCCAGCCTGGCCGACCTGCGCCTGTTCGACGCCGACGGCAAGCGCCTGGCCTATGCCATCGGCGCGCCGCCCGCGCAATCGGCCACGCAGCGCACGAACATTCCCGCCCGCATTTTCCCCGTGACGGGCGCGCCGGCAACTGGCGACGGCTTGCAAGGCATCGACATCCGCACGGCCGACGATGGCCGGCTGCTGTCGGTCAGCACGCGCGCTGGCACGGCAGCGGCCACGGCGGCGCTGCAAGCGCTGATCCTCGACCTGGGCAAGCAAACGGAAGGCCAGCGCATCGCCGCCCTGCGCTTCACGCCACCGGCACGCACAGACAATTACAGTGCGCAAGTGCTGCTGGAAATGAGCGATGACCTGAAGCAATGGGATGCCATCGGCACCACCACCCTGAATTGGCTCAGCAACAGCGACACGCAGACCCTGGCCAACGACAGCATCGCCTTTGCGCCGCGCGCTTTTCGCTACGCACGCCTGAGCTGGCAAGCGGGGGAAGCGCTGGCCTTTGCGGCGATTACGGCGCAAGCCGTCAGCGAAACGGACATCGCCGCGCCGCGCGCCACCGTCGTGCTGCAAGGCACGCCCGGCAAGCCGGCGAATGAATGGCGCTATGCCACCCCTCTCGCCATTCCCGCCGACAGCATCGCCCTGCAATTGACACAGACCAATACGGTACTGCCTGTGACCCTGGGCGTGTATCGCCAGAACAACTATGTTCCCCGGCACCGGCTGCACCTGCGCCAGCAGGCCCGTCCCGCGCAAGGCGCGTATTTCGATCCCCTGCTGAGCACCACGTTTTACCGCATCGGCCTCGATGGCAAAGAGAGGATCTCGGGCGACCTGGCCATGCCCGTGACGCAAACAAACGAATGGGTGCTGCAGACATCCACGGAACAGCCGCTCTCCGCCAACAATGCACCCGCCTTGCGCCTGGGCTGGACACCCGCCACCGTCGTCTTCCTGGCCAGCGGCAAGCCGCCCTACCAGCTGGCATTCGGCAACAGCAACGCCGCCGCCGTTGCGCAGCCGCTGGCGCAGGTGGCACCCGGCTTCAGGGCGGACGAGCTGCTGGCGCTCAAGACTGCCAGCGCCGGTCCGCTCAAACCCAACGGGGGCGTGGCGGCGCCAACCCCCGTCACAAAGGACGGGGCGCCATTGCGCCTGACCGCGCTGTGGGCCGCACTGCTGCTGGGCGTAGCCGTGCTGGGCTTTTTTGCCTGGCGCTTGCTGTCGCAGATGAAAGAGGAACAAGGCAGTACCGACAAACACGAGCATTAG
- a CDS encoding helix-turn-helix domain-containing protein produces the protein MPQTHALIEALKRLLKARAVTYAELAQRIGVSEASVKRMFSQKQFTLQRLDQILVAIGSDFQQLALAVQTAQATPTLITGLTYAQEKEIIDDTRLFVVAVSALNLLPLEQIVAIYDISEAQAVKYLLRLDKIGFLELLPNNRVKLLVARTFAWIPNGPIHTYFKKEAYGDYLNSQFDGETELLRLVNVMLSKKSTAALLERLKQVAVEFSQQHQEDARLPGEERLAISFMLAARPWMPQTFKALLRQ, from the coding sequence ATGCCGCAAACCCACGCCCTGATCGAGGCCTTGAAACGCCTGTTGAAAGCGCGCGCCGTCACCTATGCCGAGCTGGCCCAGCGCATCGGCGTGTCCGAAGCCAGTGTCAAGCGGATGTTTTCGCAAAAGCAATTTACCCTGCAGCGACTGGACCAGATCCTGGTCGCCATCGGCAGCGATTTCCAGCAGCTGGCGCTGGCCGTGCAGACGGCGCAGGCTACGCCCACCCTGATCACCGGGCTGACGTATGCCCAGGAAAAGGAAATCATCGATGACACCCGGCTGTTCGTGGTGGCCGTGTCCGCCTTGAACCTGTTGCCACTGGAGCAGATCGTCGCCATCTATGACATCAGCGAGGCGCAAGCCGTCAAATATTTGCTGCGCCTCGACAAGATCGGTTTCCTGGAACTGCTGCCGAATAACCGGGTCAAACTGCTGGTGGCGCGCACGTTTGCGTGGATACCGAATGGCCCGATTCATACCTATTTCAAAAAGGAAGCGTATGGCGATTATCTCAATTCGCAATTTGACGGTGAAACAGAATTGCTGCGCCTGGTGAACGTGATGCTGTCGAAAAAATCCACGGCGGCCTTGCTGGAGCGTTTGAAGCAAGTGGCGGTGGAGTTTTCGCAGCAGCACCAGGAAGACGCACGCCTGCCTGGTGAGGAGCGCCTGGCCATCAGCTTCATGCTGGCCGCACGGCCGTGGATGCCGCAGACGTTCAAGGCGCTGCTGCGGCAGTAG